From Pleurocapsa sp. PCC 7319:
TTTTGGTATGCATCCTCGGCATCAGTAAAATTATTTTGCTTTTGCAAGACATTACCCAACTCTCCATAGTAAGCTGCATTATTAGGTTGGATTGTAATTGCCTTTTTTAAAACAGCGGATGCTTTAGCAAGCTTGTTTTGTTTAGAAAATTTTATGCCTTGGAAATGATAGAAAATAGAACTTTCTGAATCTGATAAATGAAGATCTACATACTCCGATATGTATCTTTCAAAGGTTATTTGGTTAGTGCAAAAACTAGCATTTCGGTAAACATTTTTTTGATTAGCGAAAGTAAGTCCTAAATGTTTAATGACACTGGGGTAGATTGGTATTTGAATATTATCTAATACTCCCCGCACAGGGTTGAATAATGATAGCTCATCACCCAAGGGAGGCATATTCAGCAGCTTTAATATCTGATTGGCGACATATATTCCCAGAATATCACTAGGATGATTTTGAGTGTAAAACAAATAGTGATTTTGATAATGTGCTTTAATAAAACTAGTAACTTTAATGCTTAATTGGGATTCTCGTCGAGCAAGTTCGTTTAAAGTTTCATTGATATTAGCTAGCAAGAATTCTTGAGTGTAAAAATTGGGATCGCTTAATATTTCAGTAATTTCTGCTACACTTTTTCCCTGTTCTAACAGCGAAATAATATTAGTATCCCCATGAGGAAATACACCGAAAGGATAATTTGGTTTAATTACTTTATTAACAGGATTCTTGCAATACTGCGGGAAATAACCTGTACAGTAAAGTGGGGGGAAAGATATACACTGACAATCAGAAGATAGTTTACTTAGTATATATTTGGTACTGCGATCGCCATGAATATCTTTGACTGGTTGATAAATAAATAATTTAGCTTGTTTAAGTAATCGATTGGGAATTATTGTTGAACCTTTTTCCATCAATTGATGTACAGGGAATCTTTTAATTAGATACTCTTGATTAAACTGCTGTGATCTACCTAGATATTGTGCAATTAACTTATTTTGACAGTTAGCGTAGATTATGCAAATTTTTTTCATATTTATTAATTTATTTGAGTTTATGATGAAATCTTGGGGAATTTAAATAACAAATTATTGTCAAGTTATATATCTATTTTTGATAACAGTTAATAATAAACTTTAATTTCGATTTATAATTTAACTTTGGTCCTATTTATCTCTAGATTTTAAATAAACTAATGCGCTAGTTTCATTTTCATGCTGTTAGATATAGGATCTTCTTCTATCAAGTAATAATGAGTAGGTTCAAATAAGCTTTCAATCATTTTTAAATTAATACTTAAATTATTTAAATTATTATTCTTAGGCAATTTCAAATGGGAATTAAGTAGATATTTTGACGTGAAACAATGATTGATTTTTGTTTTATTTAAGTTAATATTTTCTAATTCTACTAAATTAGTTACTTTTTCATATGTAGTAAATTTAGCCAGACAATCCGGTTCTAAATCTTGTCCCCAATAAGTATGATTTATATGGTGCAAACTCAAGGTCACACAACTAGGTTTATCCAAAGAGATAATAAATAATAAGTATTTTCCTTTTAAATAGTAATTTCGAAAAAAGTTACTATTGAAAGAACCAAAACATAAAATTACTTTAGTATATAAAAATTTTTTAGCAATTTTGTATATACAGTGCAGATATTTAGGATGACTTTTTTCTAATATTTGATTACTATAGCTATGAACA
This genomic window contains:
- a CDS encoding WcbI family polysaccharide biosynthesis putative acetyltransferase; translated protein: MKKICIIYANCQNKLIAQYLGRSQQFNQEYLIKRFPVHQLMEKGSTIIPNRLLKQAKLFIYQPVKDIHGDRSTKYILSKLSSDCQCISFPPLYCTGYFPQYCKNPVNKVIKPNYPFGVFPHGDTNIISLLEQGKSVAEITEILSDPNFYTQEFLLANINETLNELARRESQLSIKVTSFIKAHYQNHYLFYTQNHPSDILGIYVANQILKLLNMPPLGDELSLFNPVRGVLDNIQIPIYPSVIKHLGLTFANQKNVYRNASFCTNQITFERYISEYVDLHLSDSESSIFYHFQGIKFSKQNKLAKASAVLKKAITIQPNNAAYYGELGNVLQKQNNFTDAEDAYQKAIELSPNWEYFYKLLGDVLSKKEDFTGAILAYKQAVALNPENADFYCSLGDTFVKQNNFDAAEQAYQQAVVIDPTKAYYYQCLGNIFDKRNNLNLAISNYKKAIEIHPNKAYFYYLLANAHLRQNNFREAITACQKAIKLNPKNPNFYCVLGNIQLQKGDFDDASKVYQQAIKLDPNQMTQIFANLGNFIKEKTTTEVTSYENVSAKLVQANS